From the Pomacea canaliculata isolate SZHN2017 linkage group LG4, ASM307304v1, whole genome shotgun sequence genome, one window contains:
- the LOC112563181 gene encoding uncharacterized protein LOC112563181, with product MIMSVWFSLLVLATLCGQTNSVLPQISLYQPAVVKPLFDKMQEYGLNAKEQSKKDSGKKQYLVVLLASHDEIMDSSNQEPLETRFNGRLMWIPNKRDSYIEKLFDTERTSHWEARFIYSNMINKFKDVKVSDKLPIVVMYSHYIPCANVNGLGYSCAEELAVFATYNWKKFGLIVAFSEHFVGFTPEDTGTDVQSANHFLQLGGIPSYRYQDDSNNENLVQNNNVENADKSDRWQSVTFLPNFFNFLEDNVQDACLSHTAEERSKIIAYFANYAAYSCFQNMSFCWRAKHANETKDCFNNYIETNIGSDCKQCSKNCAELKKQKIRKCVETSVDNSLVPGQLEEDFNPLKSTWRALNDNNLSRLFRKANQRKIREFGRMVSCKDKSLAPQSLCTKKLSIIV from the coding sequence ATGATAATGTCTGTGTGGTTTTCCCTGCTCGTGCTGGCGACACTTTGCGGACAAACAAACTCAGTTCTTCCGCAGATAAGTCTGTACCAACCGGCTGTGGTCAAACCTCTCTTCGACAAGATGCAAGAGTATGGGCTCAACGcgaaagaacaaagcaagaaagacaGTGGAAAAAAACAGTATTTAGTTGTTTTACTTGCTTCACATGATGAAATTATGGACTCAAGCAACCAGGAGCCGCTTGAAACACGTTTCAATGGTCGATTAATGTGGATACCCAATAAACGAGACTCTTATATAGAAAAACTCTTTGACACAGAAAGAACATCGCATTGGGAAGCAAGATTTATCTATAGCAATATGATTAATAAATTCAAAGATGTAAAGGTATCTGATAAACTTCCCATTGTTGTGATGTACTCTCACTACATTCCCTGCGCTAATGTCAACGGTCTCGGGTATTCCTGCGCTGAGGAGTTAGCTGTGTTCGCCACCTACAACTGGAAGAAGTTTGGTCTAATTGTCGCATTTTCTGAACATTTTGTGGGTTTCACACCTGAAGACACAGGCACAGATGTACAGTCCGCTAATCATTTTCTTCAACTCGGAGGCATTCCATCCTACCGGTACCAGGATGACAGTAACAACGAGAAtttggttcaaaataataatgtcGAAAATGCCGATAAATCTGACAGATGGCAATCTGTGACTTTCTTACCtaacttctttaattttctcGAGGATAATGTTCAGGATGCCTGCCTATCCCACACGGCTGAGGAGAGAAGTAAGATCATTGCATATTTTGCCAACTATGCCGCATACTCATGTTTTCAAAACATGAGTTTTTGTTGGAGAGCGAAACatgcaaatgaaacaaaggatTGTTTCAACAATTATATTGAGACGAATATTGGTTCCGACTGCAAACAATGCTCTAAAAACTGTGcagagttaaaaaaacaaaaaattcggaaATGCGTTGAAACCTCAGTTGACAACTCTCTAGTCCCTGGACAACTGGAAGAAGATTTCAATCCCTTAAAATCAACCTGGAGGGCTTTAAATGATAACAATCTTTCAAGACTATTTCGCAAAGCAAATCAGAGGAAAATAAGAGAATTTGGCAGGATGGTGTCGTGTAAGGACAAGTCTCTCGCCCCCCAGTCACTGTGTACCAAAAAACTAAGCATTATTGTTTAA
- the LOC112563180 gene encoding uncharacterized protein LOC112563180, which produces MGRLQMAVGFSLIVLATICKQTCAVLPHVDQYTPQVVKPLFDQMRQYGLIEKNKSPQGKRWKQYLVVLIASHSEIINTQTVDFGTDNWMKQFQTGYQGRVALLLNQQDAAIAEMLSSHKKHLVHGEVRFIFDNSISNNMLNTFREKHDRENPIILMYSHYIPCAEIEGMKYSCSEEVAVCATYRWLDFGVIVAFSSCFQDTASDKTRGTNEKAASEFLRLGGIPTFEYTCDGIRLKNGVSDASNINRWHSVTFLENFFVCIDGWVKKSCLPDRPEDRKSIIALFVNQIAFDCFRTMNFLWRKKEKATITGCLIDRIENRIGPDCNQCKGDCMAAKKTFIKTCVDSSFDNSLVPGEPADPSNYFNYAWMNTEDDRLNKIFSDDPENRPRDVHRKVFCQNPTLTLESLCTCSSRSSPQGRTTTSSPRRWWHYCCSCFRG; this is translated from the coding sequence ATGGGAAGACTACAAATGGCTGTGGGGTTTTCCCTGATCGTTTTGGCGACAATTTGTAAACAGACATGTGCAGTTCTTCCCCACGTGGACCAGTACACACCGCAGGTTGTAAAGCCCTTGTTTGATCAGATGCGCCAGTATGGATTAatcgagaaaaacaaaagcccCCAAGGTAAAAGATGGAAGCAGTATTTAGTTGTTTTGATAGCTTCTCATAGCGAAATTATAAATACCCAAACCGTAGATTTCGGCACCGACAACTGGATGAAACAGTTTCAGACTGGCTATCAGGGCCGAGTAGCCTTGTTGTTAAATCAGCAAGATGCTGCAATAGCGGAGATGCTAAGCTCACATAAAAAACATCTTGTACACGGAGAAGTACGATTTATCTTCGACAACAGCATTTCTAACAACATGCTTAATACGTTCAGAGAGAAACATGACAGAGAAAATCCAATCATACTGATGTACTCTCACTACATCCCCTGCGCGGAGATTGAGGGTATGAAATATTCCTGTTCAGAGGAGGTAGCAGTGTGCGCCACCTACCGCTGGTTGGACTTTGGAGTAATTGTTGCTTTCTCATCATGTTTTCAGGATACTGCTAGTGACAAGACTAGGGGAACTAATGAAAAGGCTGCTAGTGAGTTTCTTAGGCTTGGTGGCATTCCAACTTTTGAATACACGTGTGATGGCATCAGGCTTAAAAATGGAGTGAGTGATGCTAGCAATATAAACAGATGGCATTCGGTGACTTTCTTGGAAAACTTCTTTGTCTGTATCGACGGCTGGGTTAAAAAAAGCTGTCTACCAGACAGGCCCGAGGACAGAAAATCCATCATTGCCCTCTTTGTCAACCAAATTGCCTTCGATTGCTTTCGAACCATGAATTTTctgtggagaaagaaagagaaagccaCTATAACAGGATGCTTAATTGACCGTATTGAGAACAGGATTGGCCCAGACTGCAACCAATGTAAAGGCGATTGCATGGcggcaaagaaaacattcatcaaAACCTGTGTTGATAGCTCCTTTGACAATTCTCTAGTACCTGGAGAACCAGCAGATCCTTCCAATTATTTTAACTATGCTTGGATGAACACGGAGGATGACAGGcttaataaaatcttttcagATGACCCTGAGAACAGACCGCGGGACGTCCATCGGAAAGTCTTCTGTCAAAACCCAACATTAACGCTGGAGTCactgtgcacgtgcagctctCGCTCATCACCACAGGGTAGGACCACTACTTCATCCCCAAGAAGGTGGTGGCATTACTGTTGCAGTTGCTTTAGGGGATAA